In Sulfurisphaera javensis, a single genomic region encodes these proteins:
- a CDS encoding alpha/beta hydrolase-fold protein: protein MLIKSFEIESNVLKDNPLKDPYVRKIYSIEVGEVESAPIVIYLSGFLSSSITLLNYDPLSESITEKLQRLQKEGNVKNLIFILPDLFTKLGGNQYINSTAVGMYEDFIVKELIPYLFDIYGKKDIILMGKSSGGYGSIVLGMKYSEIIKGVINHSGDAYFEYVYLPYFPSVIRHIRKEGDHYKWLEKYWSKANKKDKEDLNTLNIIAMSAFYSPDGDKIVLPFDLDTGEIIEDVWKKWLEKDPVRLIDKYCENLRKLKLIYMDVGNKDEFKINYGLRILHKKMQKYNIKHEFEEYDGGHFNTNFRYDISLSLISKVFCDANNKI, encoded by the coding sequence ATGTTAATTAAAAGTTTTGAAATAGAAAGTAACGTTCTCAAAGACAATCCTTTAAAGGACCCTTATGTAAGGAAGATTTATTCAATAGAAGTAGGAGAAGTTGAAAGTGCTCCTATAGTTATTTATTTAAGTGGATTCTTGTCTTCATCGATTACTTTACTTAATTATGATCCTCTTTCAGAGTCAATCACGGAGAAGTTACAGAGATTACAAAAAGAAGGAAATGTTAAAAATCTAATTTTTATCCTTCCAGATTTGTTTACGAAATTAGGAGGAAATCAGTATATAAATTCTACGGCAGTAGGAATGTATGAAGATTTTATAGTTAAAGAACTAATACCATATCTGTTTGACATTTACGGAAAAAAAGATATAATACTTATGGGTAAGTCTTCTGGTGGTTATGGTTCTATCGTATTAGGAATGAAATACTCTGAAATTATTAAGGGAGTTATTAACCATTCTGGTGATGCGTATTTTGAGTATGTTTATCTTCCTTACTTCCCTAGCGTTATAAGGCATATTAGAAAGGAGGGAGATCACTATAAATGGTTAGAAAAATATTGGAGTAAGGCAAATAAAAAAGACAAAGAAGATCTAAATACTTTAAATATCATTGCAATGTCAGCTTTCTATTCTCCAGATGGAGATAAAATAGTATTACCATTCGATTTGGATACGGGGGAGATTATTGAGGATGTGTGGAAAAAATGGCTAGAAAAAGATCCTGTAAGATTAATAGATAAATATTGTGAAAACCTAAGAAAACTAAAGTTAATATATATGGATGTGGGGAACAAGGACGAGTTTAAGATAAACTATGGTTTAAGAATTCTGCATAAAAAAATGCAAAAGTATAATATTAAGCACGAATTCGAGGAATATGATGGAGGGCATTTTAATACTAATTTTAGATATGATATCTCTTTATCCTTAATTAGCAAGGTATTTTGTGATGCCAATAATAAAATTTAA
- a CDS encoding cation:proton antiporter, with translation MTSELTSLAEILVIASFLGLLLRRINVSPVIAYLISGFIGVELGLNYSTSVFQFLTFLAVNLLSFEMGVSVNLVDLKKIFRRAVFIVLIEFIVTSLIVLLISLIVKLNFLSTILLIVIGFNTSSSIAYKLAEGKLDPSDLKLVLSVSSLEDTLAFVVLGIITSSNFNFLEIILASFISLTLGYLISRLLINPTINFSEDSIVLSGVASVFLFNILSQLLNIPSSLASFLLGIGTSYASTNNEKIVNSIKPLTDFTLILFFFVAGSYMRFSPYILFAIPIAIILILTKYIAFSTAYWVSGVEFIRAFRTGLFMSSLSEFGIVISLTALQEGLPVLPAYNISTIVVAISSTIASIVTYRNKKIIPLINKIYNKLELEKLDSIIKKYSSSYHIKIPSIIIYLAKYIILSITITFSGASLIYLLLTLSPYLIYLSYILVILIPTMLFILLLTSINNIKGKYAEFEFILEFVLVMVFVFNVLEFEIFFLKIVSFNLTVLLLAIGVSSLVTIISYSRIRKLLEEIEKIF, from the coding sequence GTGACAAGTGAGCTTACTAGCTTAGCTGAAATATTAGTTATCGCTAGTTTCTTAGGCTTACTACTTAGACGAATTAATGTTTCTCCAGTAATAGCTTATCTAATTTCTGGATTTATTGGAGTAGAACTTGGATTAAATTATAGTACTTCTGTATTTCAATTCTTAACTTTCCTTGCTGTAAATCTTCTCTCCTTCGAAATGGGAGTTTCTGTTAACCTAGTTGATTTAAAGAAGATATTTCGAAGAGCAGTATTTATAGTATTAATAGAATTCATTGTAACATCTTTAATCGTATTACTTATATCTTTAATAGTAAAGTTAAATTTCTTGAGTACAATTTTACTTATAGTTATTGGATTTAACACAAGTTCTTCAATTGCTTATAAATTGGCTGAAGGAAAATTAGATCCAAGCGATTTAAAGTTAGTTCTTTCTGTATCCTCTTTGGAAGATACACTAGCTTTTGTAGTTTTAGGCATAATAACTTCCAGTAACTTTAATTTTCTAGAGATAATCTTAGCTTCTTTTATATCATTAACGTTGGGTTACTTAATTTCAAGATTACTTATAAATCCTACAATTAATTTTTCAGAAGATTCCATAGTTTTATCTGGCGTTGCTTCAGTATTCTTATTTAATATTCTTAGTCAGCTATTAAACATCCCATCAAGTTTAGCTTCCTTTTTATTAGGTATAGGAACCTCATATGCATCTACAAATAATGAAAAGATTGTAAATAGCATAAAACCTTTAACAGATTTTACATTGATTCTCTTCTTCTTTGTTGCAGGAAGTTACATGAGATTTTCGCCTTACATTCTTTTTGCAATACCCATAGCAATAATACTTATACTAACAAAATATATTGCTTTTAGTACTGCTTATTGGGTATCTGGCGTAGAATTTATCAGAGCATTTAGGACTGGACTTTTCATGAGTTCATTGAGTGAGTTTGGAATTGTTATATCATTAACTGCATTACAAGAAGGCTTACCAGTTTTACCAGCATATAATATCTCGACAATAGTCGTTGCTATATCTTCAACAATAGCGAGCATAGTAACTTATAGAAATAAAAAAATTATTCCTTTGATAAACAAGATTTATAATAAACTTGAACTAGAGAAACTAGATTCTATTATTAAAAAATACTCTTCTTCTTATCATATAAAGATACCAAGTATTATAATTTATTTGGCTAAATATATAATCCTTAGCATTACAATTACCTTTAGTGGAGCATCATTAATATATTTATTGTTAACTCTTAGTCCTTATTTAATTTATCTTTCTTATATTCTTGTCATATTAATTCCTACAATGTTATTTATCTTACTTTTAACTAGTATAAATAACATAAAAGGTAAATACGCAGAATTTGAATTTATTCTTGAGTTCGTTCTAGTAATGGTTTTTGTGTTTAATGTCCTAGAATTCGAAATATTTTTCTTGAAGATAGTGTCCTTCAATTTAACAGTATTATTATTAGCAATAGGGGTAAGCTCATTAGTAACAATAATATCTTATTCTAGGATTAGAAAGCTACTTGAAGAGATTGAGAAGATATTTTGA
- a CDS encoding DUF429 domain-containing protein — translation MVSQLIFGKGILKFCGIDLAVKRPSAVGILEGDIVCVKELISNDEIYEECKNSLVVSIDSPLTYSNGFRNVDREMIRRGYKVLPPSWMKSLVERAITLKNMFKTTVIETHPTSSMKNISLNWKSLANKKDIVDAVLCSLVSLYYYIGKAEEISSIDGKIYILPKEKISITKIGNNCFKISSQSLQVAF, via the coding sequence GTGGTTTCACAATTAATCTTTGGTAAGGGAATATTGAAGTTTTGCGGTATTGATTTAGCTGTAAAACGACCTTCTGCTGTAGGGATTTTAGAAGGGGATATTGTATGTGTGAAAGAACTAATTAGTAATGATGAAATTTATGAAGAGTGTAAGAATTCTTTAGTTGTTTCTATCGATTCTCCTTTAACTTATTCTAATGGATTTAGGAATGTAGATAGAGAGATGATAAGAAGAGGCTATAAAGTATTACCACCATCATGGATGAAAAGTTTAGTTGAAAGGGCTATAACTTTAAAAAATATGTTCAAAACCACAGTTATAGAAACTCATCCAACTTCCTCAATGAAAAACATTAGCCTAAATTGGAAATCTTTAGCTAATAAGAAGGATATTGTGGATGCAGTTCTTTGTTCCTTAGTTTCTCTTTATTATTACATAGGTAAGGCAGAAGAAATTTCTTCAATTGACGGTAAAATATATATTTTGCCAAAAGAGAAAATTAGTATAACAAAGATAGGTAATAATTGCTTCAAAATATCTTCTCAATCTCTTCAAGTAGCTTTCTAA
- the tpiA gene encoding triose-phosphate isomerase, producing MKPPIILINYKAYENSYGEKAIEISKKIEKISKNYGIPIIISVPATMIYKLSQEVELIIYAQHVDSVRHGAHTGSILPEMIKDSGAKGSLLNHSEKKIRLDEIHEALTRMKNLGLESVVCIDSYELVHPLALLKPDAILIEPPELIGSGRAVSKERPEVITKAVDEVKKVPGVYLLAGAGITTGEDVYKAIQLGADGIGVASAVMKAENPEKVVEDFVANAIKAIDKRQ from the coding sequence GTGAAACCACCTATAATATTAATAAACTATAAGGCATATGAAAACTCCTATGGAGAGAAAGCAATAGAAATTTCAAAAAAGATAGAAAAAATTAGCAAAAATTATGGTATACCAATAATAATATCAGTACCAGCAACTATGATTTACAAGCTATCTCAAGAAGTAGAATTGATTATCTATGCACAGCATGTAGATAGCGTTAGACATGGTGCACATACTGGATCAATCTTACCAGAAATGATCAAAGATTCTGGAGCTAAAGGATCTCTATTAAATCATAGTGAAAAGAAAATTAGATTAGATGAAATACATGAAGCTTTAACAAGAATGAAAAACCTTGGATTGGAAAGTGTAGTTTGCATAGACTCATATGAACTAGTTCACCCTCTAGCATTATTAAAACCTGATGCAATTCTAATAGAACCGCCTGAGCTTATTGGAAGTGGAAGAGCTGTCTCAAAAGAGAGACCAGAAGTTATAACGAAAGCAGTTGATGAGGTCAAGAAAGTGCCCGGAGTATACTTATTGGCTGGAGCTGGAATTACTACTGGAGAAGATGTATATAAGGCTATACAGTTAGGTGCAGACGGTATTGGAGTAGCGAGTGCAGTGATGAAAGCTGAAAACCCAGAAAAAGTGGTAGAGGATTTTGTAGCTAATGCAATAAAGGCTATTGATAAAAGGCAATAA